One region of Flavobacteriales bacterium genomic DNA includes:
- a CDS encoding HYR domain-containing protein, which produces LNSDCDYILGDFTGELTATDNCASSASISVSQSPSPGTIFSGHGTIQTVTLTANDGNGNTASCTFTVTLQDDIAPAISCPSDINVPTDGTACTAIVTYNIPVGTDNCNATTSQSDLTGLSSGDPFPMGTTTLEYTVVDDAGNSASCQFNVTVTDQTAPQVASGTPTTINAQCDTTITEPVFTDCSTPVTVTTTDDVSFNDQGTYWVHWVATDAEGNSMEFIQTIQIQDNTSPVFSEQLENDTMLVSDVCTYILPNYMDSVVVSDNCTPDEFVNLSQFPVPGTALALEDSPHLITLFASDQNGQSSSMNFWIVLLDSIAPVILDCPGDMTVSTGTNCEYVIPDYSQSINSTDNCTASDLLDIQQTPTAGTVLSGHGTTQDILYVVTDASGNSTSCSFTLTLEDDTDPVIDNCPSDQFVTTDTLCQYVLPDFTTGLIYSDNCSSAADITVIQSPAPGPGQSGDQVVTIQVIDAVGNESQCVFNVTALDILAPSITCPDTLLRNFNETCAFQVEDYTGLAEVDDNCTASSELTVTQSPAAGEVMSGPFDVALTVTDGSGNSETCSFHVSVEDDMAPVAQCQDLTIYLDENGAALLTPAMVDAGSTDNCTSDALDLNLDQQSFDCSHVNATNEVTLTVTDATGNSNTCTALIEVIDSIAPVLTCPTDTIVYSDQIADSVMITIPLPVVVENCAGYLLENDYTGEEDASGMYPYGETLITWTVENNGQSAQCQTLVTLVPDEDPVIHCDEEIIVSTDPGECGAMVDILVPEFSGPIFSIHEENFDLTSDTSIYLPIGDTELTWVPDNDFFAENTCTSIITVVDTEAPTIIECLADTAHCGLTLDLPLPVVTDNCGYTITNSFGNEEHTDLTFPHDQTTTVTWTISDGTNESTCTTTVLAVDNTVLANAGLDQSLNATFETLVEAWVPSHGQGYWTVTEGSAQVIDSASAYSVVTNLGLGNNILTWTVESDVCGTSTDNVNIHVREFMIPTAFSPNGDGYNDLYRIIGIESIPENSFQVFNTWGRKVYSARNYTNEWDGRNMGGKDLPNDTYYFILEVKGDTPRTFKGYIELRR; this is translated from the coding sequence CCTTGAATAGTGATTGCGATTACATCTTGGGTGATTTCACCGGAGAACTGACCGCGACCGATAATTGTGCTTCCAGTGCATCCATCAGCGTCAGTCAGAGTCCATCACCTGGAACGATATTCTCAGGTCATGGAACCATCCAGACAGTGACATTGACTGCCAATGATGGGAACGGGAATACAGCTAGCTGCACATTCACAGTGACCTTACAGGATGATATAGCTCCTGCCATCTCCTGCCCTTCTGATATCAACGTACCTACTGATGGTACCGCTTGTACGGCCATAGTGACCTACAATATCCCAGTGGGAACAGATAACTGTAACGCCACAACTTCTCAGTCCGACCTGACAGGATTGAGTTCTGGCGATCCATTCCCCATGGGAACCACGACACTGGAATACACAGTGGTAGATGATGCCGGTAACTCAGCAAGCTGCCAGTTCAACGTGACCGTGACCGATCAGACCGCACCACAAGTGGCTTCAGGTACACCAACGACTATCAATGCCCAGTGTGATACGACCATTACAGAACCTGTCTTCACAGATTGCTCTACACCGGTTACCGTCACAACCACAGACGATGTATCCTTCAATGACCAGGGTACCTATTGGGTACACTGGGTCGCAACGGATGCAGAGGGAAATTCCATGGAATTCATCCAGACCATCCAGATACAGGACAATACCTCACCGGTATTCTCAGAGCAATTGGAGAATGATACCATGCTGGTCAGTGATGTATGTACTTACATCCTACCCAACTATATGGACTCGGTAGTAGTGTCGGATAATTGCACACCGGATGAATTCGTGAATCTGTCTCAGTTCCCTGTACCGGGTACTGCACTTGCGTTGGAGGACTCACCGCATCTCATCACCTTATTTGCGAGTGACCAGAATGGACAATCCAGTTCGATGAACTTCTGGATAGTATTGCTTGATTCTATTGCTCCAGTCATCTTGGATTGCCCTGGAGACATGACCGTAAGCACAGGGACGAACTGTGAGTATGTCATCCCAGACTATTCTCAAAGCATCAATAGCACAGACAACTGCACGGCTTCCGATCTATTGGATATCCAACAGACTCCGACTGCGGGTACCGTTCTTTCAGGACATGGCACCACACAGGACATCTTGTATGTAGTGACAGATGCCAGCGGCAATTCCACGTCATGCAGCTTTACCCTGACATTGGAAGACGATACCGATCCGGTGATCGACAACTGTCCATCCGACCAGTTTGTCACGACCGATACGCTATGTCAGTATGTACTGCCAGATTTCACCACAGGTTTGATCTACTCGGATAATTGTAGCTCAGCAGCTGATATCACCGTGATCCAAAGTCCTGCACCTGGACCCGGTCAGTCGGGTGACCAAGTAGTGACCATCCAAGTGATAGATGCAGTCGGGAATGAGAGCCAGTGCGTATTCAATGTGACAGCCCTAGATATTTTAGCCCCTTCCATCACTTGTCCCGACACTCTATTGAGGAACTTCAATGAGACATGTGCTTTCCAAGTGGAGGATTATACCGGCTTGGCCGAGGTGGATGATAATTGTACCGCTAGCTCTGAACTGACCGTGACGCAGAGTCCGGCAGCCGGAGAAGTGATGTCCGGTCCCTTCGATGTGGCGCTGACCGTGACCGATGGAAGTGGAAATTCAGAGACTTGTTCATTCCATGTCTCTGTTGAAGATGACATGGCACCTGTGGCACAGTGCCAGGACCTGACCATCTACCTGGATGAAAACGGAGCGGCCCTCTTGACACCAGCCATGGTAGATGCAGGATCGACCGACAACTGTACTAGCGATGCGCTCGATCTGAATTTAGATCAACAGTCTTTCGATTGCAGTCATGTGAATGCGACCAACGAGGTCACCTTGACAGTCACTGATGCAACTGGTAACAGTAATACGTGCACCGCCTTGATCGAAGTGATTGACAGCATTGCTCCTGTTCTGACCTGTCCTACGGATACCATCGTCTATTCGGATCAGATCGCAGACTCTGTGATGATCACTATTCCCTTACCTGTTGTCGTTGAGAATTGTGCCGGATACCTCTTGGAGAACGACTATACGGGTGAAGAAGATGCTTCTGGAATGTATCCTTACGGAGAGACTTTGATCACCTGGACGGTAGAGAACAACGGACAGAGCGCTCAATGCCAGACCCTGGTCACACTTGTACCCGATGAAGATCCGGTCATCCACTGTGATGAAGAGATCATCGTGAGTACCGATCCGGGAGAATGTGGTGCGATGGTAGATATCCTGGTGCCGGAATTCAGCGGACCGATATTCTCCATCCATGAAGAGAATTTCGACCTGACCAGTGATACCAGCATCTATCTGCCTATTGGAGATACAGAATTGACGTGGGTACCCGACAATGATTTCTTTGCGGAGAACACATGTACATCGATCATTACAGTCGTAGATACGGAAGCTCCGACCATCATCGAATGTCTCGCTGATACCGCCCATTGCGGATTGACTCTGGACCTACCACTTCCTGTGGTGACTGATAATTGCGGCTATACAATCACCAACAGCTTCGGCAATGAGGAGCATACCGACCTGACCTTCCCTCACGATCAGACCACCACTGTGACATGGACCATATCCGATGGGACCAATGAGAGCACCTGTACGACCACTGTATTGGCGGTAGATAACACAGTACTTGCAAATGCAGGATTGGACCAATCACTCAACGCCACATTCGAGACCCTGGTAGAAGCTTGGGTACCGAGTCATGGTCAAGGATACTGGACGGTCACAGAAGGTTCAGCACAGGTGATAGACAGTGCATCCGCATACAGTGTGGTAACCAATCTTGGTCTGGGTAATAACATTCTCACTTGGACTGTGGAGTCTGATGTTTGTGGAACGTCCACGGATAACGTGAACATCCATGTGAGGGAATTCATGATCCCGACTGCATTCTCTCCAAATGGCGATGGGTACAATGACCTGTATAGGATCATCGGTATCGAGTCTATTCCGGAGAACAGCTTCCAGGTCTTCAATACATGGGGCAGAAAGGTGTACTCGGCCCGCAACTATACCAATGAATGGGACGGGCGGAACATGGGTGGCAAGGACCTTCCGAACGATACCTATTACTTCATCTTAGAGGTGAAGGGAGATACT